The proteins below are encoded in one region of Festucalex cinctus isolate MCC-2025b chromosome 2, RoL_Fcin_1.0, whole genome shotgun sequence:
- the etv7 gene encoding transcription factor ETV7 isoform X2, translated as MASSRTATDDVSLWLHWAHKEYSIRRPEKGRFEMNGRALCLLTKEDFRHRCPSSGDVLYEILQCVIKQRRSVVCAPPNRSHIQSTVRPQIAAPKTEESQSPSSDNTQDEIGTVIAEPLNLTCREKPRRQMHRPDGRLPECRRLWEYVYKMLCDDQYQEYIRWEDRDSLVFRVVDPNGLAHLWGNHKNRDNMTYEKMSRALRHYYKLNIIKKERGQKLLFRFLKTPQDIGKELDDAIESPAHSPLQDRNFADSSSSSELSEERFEVSPDRTTPECSPTAPHPVR; from the exons ATGGCATCTTCCCGGACAGCTAC GGATGATGTTTCCCTCTGGCTTCACTGGGCTCACAAGGAGTACTCAATACGGCGACCCGAGAAGGGACGCTTTGAGATGAATGGCCGAGCCCTGTGCCTCCTCACTAAGGAGGACTTCAGACACCGCTGCCCAAGCTCAG GCGATGTTCTGTATGAGATCCTGCAGTGTGTGATAAAGCAACGGAGGAGTGTCGTATGTGCACCGCCAAATAGGTCTCACATCCAAAGCACAGTCAGGCCCCAGATAGCTGCACCAAAAACTGAAGAGTCCCAGTCGCCCTCCTCAGACAACACGCAAG atgaaatTGGAACAGTCATAGCGGAACCTCTCAATTTGACATGCCGAGAGAAGCCTCGAAGACAAATGCACCGACCTGATGGTCGCTTGCCAG AGTGCAGGCGACTGTGGGAGTATGTCTATAAGATGCTGTGCGATGACCAATATCAAGAATACATTCGATGGGAAGACCGTGACAGCCTGGTGTTTCGGGTTGTGGATCCCAACGGCCTTGCACATCTGTGGGGAAACCACAAG AACCGAGACAATATGACCTATGAGAAAATGTCTCGAGCTCTAAGGCACTATTACAAACTCAACATCATCAAAAAGGAGCGAGGACAAAAACTCCTCTTCAG ATTTCTGAAAACACCACAAGATATCGGGAAAGAGCTGGATGACGCCATTGAGTCTCCGGCACACTCTCCCCTTCAGGACAGGAACTTTGCAGACAGCAGTTCTTCATCTGAATTGAGCGAGGAACGTTTTGAGGTTTCCCCTGATCGTACCACTCCAGAATGCTCTCCAACTGCACCCCACCCGGTCAGATAA
- the ube2t gene encoding ubiquitin-conjugating enzyme E2 T produces the protein MQRASRLKRELSMLTTEPPPGITCWQIEERIDDLQAQIVGGSGTPYEGGVFSLEIKIPERYPFEPPKMRFLTPIYHPNIDTAGRICYEALKLPPKGAWRPSLNLSTLLTSIQLLMAEPNPDDPLMADIASEFRYNRQLYTQKAKKWTEEHAAQKMMGILERSHTDNLLNQNAPSRKRVSSDAEHERDKLAKR, from the exons ATGCAGAGAGCCTCCCGTTTGAAGAGAGAACTTAGCATGTTGACAACCGAACCACCACCCGGGATCACATGCTGGCAGATAGAAGAACGCATTGACGACTTGCAGGCCC AGATAGTAGGTGGTTCGGGAACTCCATATGAAGGTGGAGTCTTTTCCCTGGAGATCAAAATCCCAGAGAG GTATCCCTTTGAGCCCCCCAAAATGCGTTTCTTGACTCCCATCTACCACCCAAACATTGACACAGCAGGGCGTATTTGTTATGAGGCTCTCAAACTCCCTCCGAAG GGAGCCTGGAGGCCCTCCTTAAACCTCTCCACACTACTTACCTCCATCCAACTTCTGATGGCTGAACCAAATCCAGATGACCCTCTTATGGCTGATATA GCATCAGAGTTCAGATACAACAGGCAGCTGTATACACAGAAGGCCAAGAAATGGACAGAGGAACATGCTGCTCAAAAGATGATG GGGATCTTGGAGCGCAGCCACACAGACAATCTACTAAATCAGAATGCACCATCACGCAAAAGAGTGTCTTCTGATGCAGAGCACGAGCGGGACAAGCTGGCAAAGAGATGA
- the pnpla1 gene encoding patatin-like phospholipase domain-containing protein 4, producing the protein MVLEVSNVNFREAPSSISFSGSGFLATYQLGVAQCFVHNAPWLVRMAPCILGVSAGSLVAAAVACEINLITMRNEMLHFAKAMQAFTLGPFNPSVDILDWLKYVLHKYIPSDAHLLANGRLAVALTRLEDGKYTLITEYQSKEDVIQTLLCSCFVPGYCGMQPPTLKGVHYMDGGFSQIQPVLALPSHTLTVSPFSGETDICPQDNACMLDMVVTGLILKGNLTNGLRFWNALYPIKPEIMEQAYHSGYKDAIDFLLNNELVPSMKMITTPKELNSTSYCGTKPPTFPETTPEEKEDDDMETAVMSFFQGSQRMQMNTSAERQFPNGKPTLAELPLTFDTAQNVLMGNLTMYGSMLGPSGFLTYLILPVMLLFQTLVETKEMVELLCRKSPEWAFWTWCSLRQYSIFFFGILLCTFKKNIKDRVLPIMLKLQLLKDAQNEAHNCPARHKPAPSGSVRFGNSRSIPPLRGL; encoded by the exons ATGGTGCTTGAGGTATCCAACGTAAATTTTCGTGAGGCACCTTCATCCATTTCTTTCTCTGGATCCGGCTTTTTGGCCACCTACCAGTTGGGTGTTGCCCAGTGCTTTGTACATAACGCACCGTGGCTAGTGCGCATGGCACCGTGCATTCTCGGTGTGTCGGCGGGGTCTTTGGTAGCTGCTGCTGTTGCCTGTGAAATAAACCTGA TTACAATGAGAAATGAGATGCTTCACTTCGCCAAAGCAATGCAGGCCTTTACACTTGGACCATTTAACCCTTCGGTTGATATTCTAGACTGGTTAAAATATGTCTTACATAAATATATTCCCTCTGATGCGCATCTCCTCGCAAATGGACGTCTCGCTGTGGCTCTAACCCGTCTGGAGGACGGCAAGTACACTCTTATAACAGAGTACCAGTCCAAAGAAGATGTCATACAG ACTCTGCTTTGTAGCTGCTTTGTTCCGGGATATTGCGGCATGCAGCCTCCCACCCTCAAAGGAGTA CACTATATGGATGGAGGTTTCAGTCAGATACAGCCGGTTCTGGCGTTACCAAGCCATACTTTAACAGTCTCTCCATTCTCTGGAGAGACAGACATCTGTCCCCAAGACAACGCCTGTATGCTGGACATGGTGGTGACGGGACTAATCTTGAAGGGCAATTTGACCAATGGCCTCAGGTTCTGGAATGCACTTTACCCCATCAAGCCAGAG ATCATGGAGCAAGCCTACCATAGTGGCTACAAAGATGCCATTGATTTTCTTCTGAACAATG AGCTTGTCCCAAGCATGAAAATGATCACAACTCCCAAAGAACTAAACAGCACTAGCTACTGTGGCACTAAACCACCAACATTCCCAGAGACAACTCCCGAGGAAAAAGAGGACGATGACATGGAGAcagcagtgatgtcattttttcaaGGCAGCCAAAGAATGCAGATGAACACTTCTGCAGAACGTCAGTTTCCAAATGGAAAACCGACACTTGCAGAACTTCCTCTCACTTTTGACACAGCACAGAATG TTCTGATGGGCAATCTGACAATGTATGGGAGCATGCTAGGACCTTCTGGATTCTTGACCTACTTGATACTACCTGTGATGCTGTTGTTCCAGACTCTGGTTGAGACCAAGGAAAT GGTGGAGTTGCTGTGCCGAAAGTCTCCAGAATGGGCTTTCTGGACTTGGTGTAGCTTGAGACAGTATTCAATCTTCTTTTTTGGTATACTGCTATGTACCTTCAAGAAGAACATAAAGGACAG GGTATTGCCCATCATGCTGAAGCTGCAGTTGTTGAAAGACGCTCAAAATGAGGCGCACAATTGCCCTGCGCGTCACAAGCCTGCTCCCTCAGGAAGTGTCAGGTTTGGAAATTCTAGGTCCATACCTCCTTTACGAGGGTTGTAA
- the etv7 gene encoding transcription factor ETV7 isoform X1, with protein sequence MSMSLLVKEEQRKSSPTLMQVTQISGHHSPVPPDKIPNISPPTQDDLWHLPGQLRINPSFWDRDDVSLWLHWAHKEYSIRRPEKGRFEMNGRALCLLTKEDFRHRCPSSGDVLYEILQCVIKQRRSVVCAPPNRSHIQSTVRPQIAAPKTEESQSPSSDNTQDEIGTVIAEPLNLTCREKPRRQMHRPDGRLPECRRLWEYVYKMLCDDQYQEYIRWEDRDSLVFRVVDPNGLAHLWGNHKNRDNMTYEKMSRALRHYYKLNIIKKERGQKLLFRFLKTPQDIGKELDDAIESPAHSPLQDRNFADSSSSSELSEERFEVSPDRTTPECSPTAPHPVR encoded by the exons ATGTCCATGTCACTGTTGGTGAAg gaAGAACAAAGAAAAAGTTCACCCACTTTAATGCAAGTAACACAAATCAGTGGGCATCACTCCCCAGTCCCACCAGACAAGATTCCAAACATCAGCCCTCCTACACAGGATGACCTATGGCATCTTCCCGGACAGCTAC GAATAAATCCATCTTTTTGGGACAGGGATGATGTTTCCCTCTGGCTTCACTGGGCTCACAAGGAGTACTCAATACGGCGACCCGAGAAGGGACGCTTTGAGATGAATGGCCGAGCCCTGTGCCTCCTCACTAAGGAGGACTTCAGACACCGCTGCCCAAGCTCAG GCGATGTTCTGTATGAGATCCTGCAGTGTGTGATAAAGCAACGGAGGAGTGTCGTATGTGCACCGCCAAATAGGTCTCACATCCAAAGCACAGTCAGGCCCCAGATAGCTGCACCAAAAACTGAAGAGTCCCAGTCGCCCTCCTCAGACAACACGCAAG atgaaatTGGAACAGTCATAGCGGAACCTCTCAATTTGACATGCCGAGAGAAGCCTCGAAGACAAATGCACCGACCTGATGGTCGCTTGCCAG AGTGCAGGCGACTGTGGGAGTATGTCTATAAGATGCTGTGCGATGACCAATATCAAGAATACATTCGATGGGAAGACCGTGACAGCCTGGTGTTTCGGGTTGTGGATCCCAACGGCCTTGCACATCTGTGGGGAAACCACAAG AACCGAGACAATATGACCTATGAGAAAATGTCTCGAGCTCTAAGGCACTATTACAAACTCAACATCATCAAAAAGGAGCGAGGACAAAAACTCCTCTTCAG ATTTCTGAAAACACCACAAGATATCGGGAAAGAGCTGGATGACGCCATTGAGTCTCCGGCACACTCTCCCCTTCAGGACAGGAACTTTGCAGACAGCAGTTCTTCATCTGAATTGAGCGAGGAACGTTTTGAGGTTTCCCCTGATCGTACCACTCCAGAATGCTCTCCAACTGCACCCCACCCGGTCAGATAA
- the etv7 gene encoding transcription factor ETV7 isoform X4 yields the protein MNGRALCLLTKEDFRHRCPSSGDVLYEILQCVIKQRRSVVCAPPNRSHIQSTVRPQIAAPKTEESQSPSSDNTQDEIGTVIAEPLNLTCREKPRRQMHRPDGRLPECRRLWEYVYKMLCDDQYQEYIRWEDRDSLVFRVVDPNGLAHLWGNHKNRDNMTYEKMSRALRHYYKLNIIKKERGQKLLFRFLKTPQDIGKELDDAIESPAHSPLQDRNFADSSSSSELSEERFEVSPDRTTPECSPTAPHPVR from the exons ATGAATGGCCGAGCCCTGTGCCTCCTCACTAAGGAGGACTTCAGACACCGCTGCCCAAGCTCAG GCGATGTTCTGTATGAGATCCTGCAGTGTGTGATAAAGCAACGGAGGAGTGTCGTATGTGCACCGCCAAATAGGTCTCACATCCAAAGCACAGTCAGGCCCCAGATAGCTGCACCAAAAACTGAAGAGTCCCAGTCGCCCTCCTCAGACAACACGCAAG atgaaatTGGAACAGTCATAGCGGAACCTCTCAATTTGACATGCCGAGAGAAGCCTCGAAGACAAATGCACCGACCTGATGGTCGCTTGCCAG AGTGCAGGCGACTGTGGGAGTATGTCTATAAGATGCTGTGCGATGACCAATATCAAGAATACATTCGATGGGAAGACCGTGACAGCCTGGTGTTTCGGGTTGTGGATCCCAACGGCCTTGCACATCTGTGGGGAAACCACAAG AACCGAGACAATATGACCTATGAGAAAATGTCTCGAGCTCTAAGGCACTATTACAAACTCAACATCATCAAAAAGGAGCGAGGACAAAAACTCCTCTTCAG ATTTCTGAAAACACCACAAGATATCGGGAAAGAGCTGGATGACGCCATTGAGTCTCCGGCACACTCTCCCCTTCAGGACAGGAACTTTGCAGACAGCAGTTCTTCATCTGAATTGAGCGAGGAACGTTTTGAGGTTTCCCCTGATCGTACCACTCCAGAATGCTCTCCAACTGCACCCCACCCGGTCAGATAA
- the etv7 gene encoding transcription factor ETV7 isoform X3 produces MQVTQISGHHSPVPPDKIPNISPPTQDDLWHLPGQLRINPSFWDRDDVSLWLHWAHKEYSIRRPEKGRFEMNGRALCLLTKEDFRHRCPSSGDVLYEILQCVIKQRRSVVCAPPNRSHIQSTVRPQIAAPKTEESQSPSSDNTQDEIGTVIAEPLNLTCREKPRRQMHRPDGRLPECRRLWEYVYKMLCDDQYQEYIRWEDRDSLVFRVVDPNGLAHLWGNHKNRDNMTYEKMSRALRHYYKLNIIKKERGQKLLFRFLKTPQDIGKELDDAIESPAHSPLQDRNFADSSSSSELSEERFEVSPDRTTPECSPTAPHPVR; encoded by the exons ATGCAAGTAACACAAATCAGTGGGCATCACTCCCCAGTCCCACCAGACAAGATTCCAAACATCAGCCCTCCTACACAGGATGACCTATGGCATCTTCCCGGACAGCTAC GAATAAATCCATCTTTTTGGGACAGGGATGATGTTTCCCTCTGGCTTCACTGGGCTCACAAGGAGTACTCAATACGGCGACCCGAGAAGGGACGCTTTGAGATGAATGGCCGAGCCCTGTGCCTCCTCACTAAGGAGGACTTCAGACACCGCTGCCCAAGCTCAG GCGATGTTCTGTATGAGATCCTGCAGTGTGTGATAAAGCAACGGAGGAGTGTCGTATGTGCACCGCCAAATAGGTCTCACATCCAAAGCACAGTCAGGCCCCAGATAGCTGCACCAAAAACTGAAGAGTCCCAGTCGCCCTCCTCAGACAACACGCAAG atgaaatTGGAACAGTCATAGCGGAACCTCTCAATTTGACATGCCGAGAGAAGCCTCGAAGACAAATGCACCGACCTGATGGTCGCTTGCCAG AGTGCAGGCGACTGTGGGAGTATGTCTATAAGATGCTGTGCGATGACCAATATCAAGAATACATTCGATGGGAAGACCGTGACAGCCTGGTGTTTCGGGTTGTGGATCCCAACGGCCTTGCACATCTGTGGGGAAACCACAAG AACCGAGACAATATGACCTATGAGAAAATGTCTCGAGCTCTAAGGCACTATTACAAACTCAACATCATCAAAAAGGAGCGAGGACAAAAACTCCTCTTCAG ATTTCTGAAAACACCACAAGATATCGGGAAAGAGCTGGATGACGCCATTGAGTCTCCGGCACACTCTCCCCTTCAGGACAGGAACTTTGCAGACAGCAGTTCTTCATCTGAATTGAGCGAGGAACGTTTTGAGGTTTCCCCTGATCGTACCACTCCAGAATGCTCTCCAACTGCACCCCACCCGGTCAGATAA
- the lgr6 gene encoding leucine-rich repeat-containing G-protein coupled receptor 6 yields MLPVLLLLCVVNRISASTPAVWTYDRTHDRQGAAAPLCPLPCQCEQDNIFIMVDCSELGLSSVPTNISPLTTYLDLSMNNISEIQPRAFHRLHLLTELRISGNQLRYISGHALQGLRNLKVLMLQNNHLEKLPDDVPWDLPNLLSLRLDANLLSDVPAGTFSGVRALRHLWLDDNSLTEIPVTALDALPSLQAMTLALNQITRIPDYAFANLSALVVLHLHNNRIQTMGMRGFEGLHSLETLDLNYNELQEFPVAIRTLSKLQELGFHNNNIKAIPEKAFVGNPQLQTIHFYENPIQFVGKSAFQFLPKLHTLSLNGATLIQNFPDLKGTTSLEVLTLTQAGLSTLPLDLCEQLPRLRVLELSYNQIQHLPSFYHCSALQEIGLQHNQITRVDSSTFQQLASLKSLDLSWNKIEWIHEDAFASLKSLVKLDLTENRLSSVPSTGLAGLTHLKLRGNIELYDAFNPDHFPRMRVIEMPYAYQCCVYGSCDSYKSVSQWDTDQSNTADDIHKRTVAMYPHQADTQYDPDLEEFQLEIEESKLQSSVHCTPTPGPFRPCDSLMGSWLVRVGLWTISLMSLLGNSLLLLSLFSSPCSLSPLRFTVACMGVSNLLTGVCTSTLALVDGLTMGDFSQHGAPWQGGPGCQVTGWVWVLASEASVLLLTLAAVQCGASVTCTRSYGKPPSLRSVRIFALLCLSLSLILACFPLFGIGEYGSSPFCLPTPLPPSASQLPTSLAFPLVLILMNTLCLLIVTCSYIRLYWEVLRGECEGLWDCAMIKHVAWLIFTNGLLHVPVAFFSICSILGLLTLGEEVLKSIILLLQPLPACLNPLLFLLFTRHHSQYFFWHCPKAPLQLRRDRTIDSLVSVETEKSSCSETSTQLSLADVNTLCSRASSVHSQLDPIRLSQCSSTSSVPLISCQTTTVRVQDRQREQGSLDNKGCLKTLNQDIHICPMHRSTMTNSVAPTP; encoded by the exons GGATCTAAGCATGAATAACATCAGCGAGATCCAGCCAAGAGCCTTCCACCGACTGCACCTGTTAACAGAACT GCGAATCTCTGGGAATCAACTGAGGTATATTTCAGGCCATGCTCTCCAGGGTCTCCGCAACCTTAAAGTTTT AATGCTCCAGAACAACCACCTTGAAAAACTCCCTGATGATGTGCCGTGGGACCTACCAAACCTTCTTTCATT GCGCCTGGATGCTAACCTCCTGTCTGACGTTCCTGCTGGCACCTTTAGTGGAGTTCGCGCTCTAAGACACCTGTGGCTAGATGACAACTCCCTGACAGAAATCCCAGTCACGGCCCTAGATGCTCTGCCCTCCCTTCAGGCCATGACCCTGGCACTCAACCAGATCACGCGTATTCCAGATTACGCATTTGCCAACCTTTCGGCACTTGTTGTACT GCATCTCCATAACAACCGGATCCAGACCATGGGAATGAGAGGTTTTGAAGGTTTACATAGTCTGGAGACTTT GGATTTAAATTACAATGAACTCCAGGAGTTCCCTGTGGCCATCAGGACACTGAGTAAGCTTCAGGAATT GGGCTTCCATAACAACAATATCAAAGCAATTCCCGAGAAGGCCTTTGTGGGAAACCCTCAGCTCCAAACCAT CCATTTTTACGAGAACCCAATCCAGTTTGTGGGAAAATCCGCTTTCCAGTTCTTACCAAAGTTGCACACACT TTCCCTGAATGGAGCCACCCTAATTCAAAACTTTCCTGACCTGAAAGGAACAACCAGCCTGGaagtttt GACACTGACTCAGGCAGGTCTCTCGACTCTCCCTCTAGATCTATGCGAACAGCTGCCTCGCCTCAGAGTGTT GGAGTTGTCATACAACCAAATACAGCATCTGCCAAGCTTTTACCACTGCTCTGCATTACAAGAAAT AGGTCTTCAGCATAACCAAATCACGAGGGTAGATTCCAGTACCTTCCAGCAGCTCGCCTCTCTAAAGTCATT AGATTTGAGCTGGAACAAGATAGAGTGGATCCATGAAGATGCCTTTGCCTCTTTGAAATCTTTGGTCAAATT GGACCTGACTGAAAACAGGCTTAGCTCAGTGCCATCTACAGGACTGGCGGGTCTCACCCATCTCAAGCTCAGGGGAAACATTGAATTGTATGATGCCTTCAACCCCGATCACTTCCCTCGTATGAG GGTTATTGAGATGCCGTATGCCTACCAGTGCTGTGTGTATGGTTCTTGTGATAGCTACAAATCAGTCAGCCAGTGGGACACTGATCAAAGCAACACTGCTGATGACATTCACAAGAGAACTGTTGCCATGTACCCACACCAAGCTGACACACAAT ATGACCCTGACCTGGAGGAATTCCAGCTAGAAATAGAAGAGTCAAAACTTCAGTCCAGTGTCCACTGCACTCCCACACCAG GTCCATTCCGTCCCTGTGACTCTCTGATGGGAAGCTGGTTGGTTCGTGTTGGCCTATGGACCATCTCTCTGATGTCTCTGCTGGGGAATTCACTGCTGCTCCTTTCTCTATTCAGCTCCCCCTGCTCCCTGTCGCCACTAAGATTCACGGTGGCCTGCATGGGTGTCTCTAATCTGCTGACAGGTGTTTGTACAAGCACACTGGCTCTTGTAGACGGTTTAACAATGGGAGACTTTAGCCAACATGGTGCCCCCTGGCAAGGAGGCCCTGGATGTCAAGTGACAGGATGGGTATGGGTGCTTGCTTCTGAGGCAAGTGTGTTGCTGCTGACGCTGGCAGCTGTGCAATGTGGAGCAAGTGTGACATGTACCCGTAGCTATGGGAAACCACCCTCACTGAGAAGTGTgcgtatatttgcacttttatgtcTGAGTCTGTCACTCATCCTAGCGTGTTTTCCTCTGTTTGGAATTGGGGAATATGGATCCTCACCTTTCTGCCTACCAACACCATTACCGCCTTCAGCCTCTCAGCTACCAACTTCTTTGGCATTTCCCTTAGTGCTCATTCTGATGAACACCTTGTGCCTACTCATAGTAACATGTTCATACATCCGACTATACTGGGAAGTACTTAGAGGGGAATGTGAGGGCCTGTGGGATTGTGCTATGATAAAACATGTTGCCTGGCTAATATTCACAAATGGCCTCCTACATGTGCCAGTAGCTTTCTTCTCCATCTGCTCAATCCTGGGTCTCTTAACTCTCGGAGAGGAGGTGCTCAAATCAATCATTTTGCTTCTTCAGCCTCTACCTGCCTGCCTGAATCCCCTACTCTTCCTACTTTTCACTCGACACCACTCCCAGTATTTTTTCTGGCATTGCCCAAAAGCACCTCTTCAGCTTCGCCGTGACCGCACCATAGACTCACTCGTTTCTGTGGAGACAGAGAAGAGCTCCTGCTCTGAAACATCTACACAGCTATCTCTCGCTGATGTCAACACCCTGTGCAGTAGGGCTTCTTCTGTCCACTCTCAACTGGACCCAATTCGATTGTCCCAGTGCTCATCTACTTCCTCAGTTCCTCTAATCTCTTGCCAGACAACCACTGTCAGAGTTCAAGACCGACAAAGAGAACAAGGAAGCCTTGACAACAAAGGATGCCTTAAGACTTTGAATCAAGATATTCACATCTGTCCGATGCATCGCTCAACCATGACCAACTCTGTTGCTCCAACTCCATAA